Proteins from a genomic interval of Gossypium hirsutum isolate 1008001.06 chromosome A09, Gossypium_hirsutum_v2.1, whole genome shotgun sequence:
- the LOC107896447 gene encoding protein KINESIN LIGHT CHAIN-RELATED 1 translates to MPGLKSPPDAPPLRIAVSEPPSHNPVRTPNKKIPSPSPSRSKASAARSAKKPPPDSPNPDDSSLDNPDLGPFLLKLARDTIASGEGPTKALDYAIRAAKSFERCAVEGEPSLDLAMSLHVLAAIYCSLGRFDEAVPVLERAIQVPDVERGPDHALAAFSGHMQLGDTYSMLGQVEKSIGCYEQGLKIQIQALGETDARVGETCRYLAEAHVQAMQFDKAEELCKKTLEIHHAHSEPASLEEAADRRLMALVCEAKGDYEAALEHLVLASMAMIANGQENEVASIDVSIGNIYMSLCRFDEAVFSYQKALTVFKSSKGDNHPSVASVFVRLADLYHRTGKLRESKSYCENALRIFAKPVPGTTAEEIAGGLTEISAIYESVDEPEEALKLLQKAMKLLEDKPGQQSTIAGIEARIGVMFYILGRYDESRNSFESAVTKLRASGERKSAFFGVLLNQMGLACVQLFKIDEAAELFEEARAILEQECGPCHQDTLGIYSNLAATYDAMGRVEDAIEILEYVLKLREEKLGIANPDFEDEKNRLAELLKEAGRSRNRKAKSLENLIDPNSKRTAKKEGTKKWGFRI, encoded by the exons ATGCCGGGTCTCAAATCTCCACCAGATGCTCCTCCGCTACGGATTGCAGTTTCGGAGCCACCGTCTCATAATCCAGTTCGTACCCCAAACAAAAAGATTCCATCGCCTTCTCCTTCTCGATCCAAGGCTTCCGCAGCTCGCTCCGCAAAGAAGCCTCCACCCGACTCACCCAACCCGGATGATTCCTCACTCGACAACCCGGATCTCGGCCCTTTTTTGCTCAAGTTGGCCCGAGACACCATTGCTTCTGGAGAGGGTCCTACTAAAGCTTTGGACTATGCGATTCGAGCAGCGAAGTCTTTCGAGAGATGCGCCGTGGAAGGCGAGCCCAGTTTGGATCTGGCGATGAGCTTGCACGTGCTGGCGGCGATTTATTGCAGCTTGGGGAGGTTCGATGAGGCGGTTCCGGTGCTGGAGCGGGCGATTCAAGTACCGGATGTGGAACGGGGCCCGGATCACGCGTTGGCTGCCTTTTCGGGGCATATGCAGCTGGGGGATACGTACTCAATGCTGGGTCAAGTGGAGAAGTCAATTGGGTGCTATGAACAAGGGCTAAAGATTCAGATCCAGGCTCTGGGAGAGACCGACGCCAGAGTTGGCGAGACTTGCAG GTACTTGGCTGAGGCCCATGTTCAAGCAATGCAATTTGATAAAGCTGAAGAATTGTGCAAGAAAACTCTTGAGATACATCATGCACACAGTGAACCAGCATCGCTGGAAGAGGCAGCCGACCGCAGGTTGATGGCACTCGTATGTGAGGCAAAGGGAGATTACGAGGCGGCTCTTGAGCACCTTGTCCTAGCCAGCATGGCAATGATTGCCAATGGGCAGGAGAATGAAGTAGCTTCAATTGATGTCAGCATTGGCAATATTTACATGTCTCTATGTCGCTTTGATGAGGCCGTCTTCTCCTACCAGAAGGCACTAACAGTTTTCAAATCATCAAAGGGTGACAACCACCCTTCAGTTGCCTCCGTCTTTGTACGACTTGCGGATCTATACCACAGAACAGGAAAGCTCCGAGAATCAAAGTCCTATTGTGAAAATGCCCTGAGGATCTTTGCAAAACCCGTGCCTGGAACCACAGCAGAAGAGATAGCTGGTGGGTTAACCGAAATTTCAGCCATATATGAATCTGTTGATGAGCCTGAGGAGGCTTTGAAGCTCTTGCAGAAAGCAATGAAGTTGTTGGAAGACAAACCCGGTCAGCAAAGCACAATTGCAGGAATTGAAGCTCGAATAGGGGTGATGTTTTACATTCTTGGGAGGTATGATGAGTCAAGGAACTCTTTCGAGAGTGCAGTAACAAAGCTTAGAGCAAGTGGGGAGAGGAAATCGGCCTTCTTTGGGGTTCTCTTGAACCAGATGGGCTTGGCTTGTGTCCAATTATTCAAGATTGACGAGGCTGCCGAGTTGTTTGAAGAAGCACGAGCAATACTCGAGCAAGAATGCGGCCCATGTCATCAGGATACCCTGGGAATATACAGCAATCTTGCAGCAACTTATGATGCTATGGGAAG GGTTGAAGATGCAATCGAGATATTGGAGTATGTACTAAAATTACGAGAAGAAAAACTTGGAATAGCAAATCCGGATTTTGAAGACGAAAAGAATAGGCTGGCTGAGCTCCTGAAAGAAGCGGGCAGGTCACGCAACAGAAAAGCAAAATCACTGGAAAATCTCATCGATCCGAACTCAAAGAGGACGGCAAAGAAAGAGGGGACGAAAAAATGGGGTTTCAGAATTTGA
- the LOC107896448 gene encoding protein NLP6 isoform X2: MCEPEEDKACPFPPKQQTQGIMDSVDDDDDGVDLHNSWPLDQLTFLSNPPSPFIISSSEQPFSPLWTFSDEDSKLGSAAGYNLFLTCTSNSVNENPKEDDNKRGLSSPFLGPVPLENPDSYCAMKERMTQALRYFKESTQQHVLAQVWAPIKTGGRYVLTTSGQPFVLDPNSNGLHQYRMVSLMYMFSVDGESDKQLGLPGRVFLQKLPEWTPNVQYYSSKEYSRLGHALHYNVQGTLALPVFEPSMQSCVGVLELIMTSQKINYAPEVDKVCRALQAVNLKSSEILDHPITQICNKSRQNALAEILEILTIVCENHKLPLAQTWVPCQHRSVLAYGGGLKRSCTSFDGSCMGQVCMSTTDLASYVVDAHTWGFREACLEHHLQKGQGVAGRAFLCHNSCFCANITQFCKTEYPLVHYARMFGLTACFAICLRSAYTGDDDYVLEFFLPSAIVDSNEQRTLLGSILATMKQHFRSLKVASGAKLEESEGFIQIIEASSDERHDSILESVPIPPSVKSPPGINTSPDRELQLDSSRQHLTMNLDPATTGGSVAASRSDKPVCLPQNKDGKKLERKRGKTEKSISLEVLQQYFAGSLKDAAKSLGVCPTTMKRICRQHGISRWPSRRINKVNRSLSKLKCVIESVQGTTDSTFGLASLASSPLPVTVGSVSWPSSLKGSNQQNSPKSKPLEPQGEKDDSTQGSNGQALVEDWLLGGRTSSQELFPQLNGLSPNMDEREEVMRCQREESADMPTSRGLCQGGLNVSATFSMPEALLATECQEPFGGMLVEGAGSSKDLRNLCPSAAEAAVDETPPPYSDLALKQATTTYTRSTPNLTARQEKTSVTVKATYREDIIRFRISLTSGMVELKEEVAKRLKLDVGTFEIKYLDEDNEWVLIACDSDLQECLDVSISSGSNMVRLSVQSAMANLGSSCESTGVL, encoded by the exons ATGTGTGAGCCAGAGGAAGACAAAGCATGTCCTTTCCCGCCAAAACAACAAACGCAGGGGATCATGGATtcggttgatgatgatgatgatggcgTTGATCTCCACAATTCCTGGCCGTTGGATCAGCTGACTTTCCTTTCTAACCCACCTTCTCCTTTCATCATATCTTCTTCTGAGCAGCCTTTTTCTCCTCTCTGGACTTTCTCTGATGAGGATAGTAAGCTTGGGTCTGCAGCCGGTTACAATCTTTTCCTAACCT GCACTTCCAATTCAGTGAATGAGAATCCCAAGGAAGACGATAATAAGAGAGGGCTGTCTTCGCCATTTCTGGGACCGGTTCCACTTGAGAACCCGGATAGTTATTGTGCAATGAAAGAAAGGATGACTCAGGCACTGCGTTACTTCAAAGAATCGACACAACAACATGTTCTAGCACAGGTTTGGGCGCCCATAAAGACTGGTGGCCGATATGTCCTAACGACTTCGGGACAACCCTTTGTTCTCGATCCGAATAGCAACGGGCTGCATCAGTATCGGATGGTTTCATTGATGTACATGTTTTCTGTCGATGGGGAGAGTGATAAGCAGCTCGGGCTTCCCGGTCGTGTTTTCCTGCAGAAATTGCCAGAATGGACTCCAAATGTGCAGTATTATTCGAGCAAAGAGTACTCACGGCTCGGTCATGCTTTGCATTACAATGTTCAGGGAACCTTGGCATTGCCAGTGTTTGAACCTTCAATGCAGTCTTGTGTTGGTGTACTTGAACTCATAATGACTTCACAGAAGATTAACTATGCACCTgaggttgataaagtatgcagaGCACTTCAG GCAGTGAATTTGAAGAGTTCAGAAATATTGGATCATCCGATCACCCAG ATTTGCAATAAAAGTCGCCAAAATGCGTTGGCTGAAATTTTGGAGATTTTGACAATAGTATGTGAAAATCACAAACTACCTTTGGCTCAAACCTGGGTTCCTTGCCAGCATCGCAGTGTTCTGGCCTATGGTGGTGGTCTAAAAAGAAGCTGTACAAGCTTTGATGGTAGCTGCATGGGACAAGTCTGTATGTCAACAACTGATTTGGCTTCCTATGTTGTAGATGCTCACACGTGGGGTTTCCGAGAGGCTTGTCTCGAGCATCACCTACAAAAGGGTCAGGGTGTTGCTGGTCGGGCCTTTTTATGCCACAACTCGTGCTTCTGTGCCAACATTACCCAGTTTTGCAAAACTGAGTACCCCTTGGTACACTATGCTCGCATGTTTGGATTAACCGCATGTTTCGCAATCTGTTTACGGAGTGCTTATACCGGAGATGATGATTATGTTCTTGAATTCTTTTTGCCCTCTGCTATTGTTGACAGCAATGAACAACGGACTTTGTTGGGCTCCATACTGGCAACAATGAAGCAGCATTTCCGAAGTCTTAAGGTTGCTTCCGGAGCCAAACTTGAAGAGAGTGAAGGATTTATCCAAATCATTGAAGCTTCTTCAGATGAAAGGCATGATTCGATACTTGAATCGGTTCCAATCCCTCCATCTGTGAAATCACCACCTGGGATTAACACCTCACCAGATAGAGAACTACAATTAGATTCGTCACGACAGCATTTAACCATGAATCTTGACCCTGCAACTACTGGAGGTAGCGTTGCAGCTAGCAGAAGTGACAAACCTGTTTGTCTTCCACAGAATAAAGATGGAAAAAAACTGGAGAGAAAACGTGGGAAAACCGAGAAATCAATTAGTCTGGAGGTGCTCCAACAGTATTTTGCAGGGAGTCTCAAAGATGCTGCAAAAAGCCTTGGTG TTTGTCCTACAACAATGAAGCGCATCTGCAGGCAGCATGGGATCTCCCGATGGCCATCTCGTAGGATCAACAAAGTTAACCGTTCCTTGAGCAAGCTAAAATGTGTTATTGAATCTGTCCAAGGTACGACAGACAGCACATTTGGTTTAGCTTCTCTCGCCAGTAGTCCGCTCCCAGTTACTGTTGGTTCGGTATCATGGCCAAGCAGTTTGAAAGGTTCCAATCAACAGAACTCACCAAAATCCAAACCCTTGGAGCCTCAAGGTGAAAAAGATGATAGTACACAGGGAAGCAATGGACAAGCTTTGGTGGAAGATTGGTTGCTGGGAGGGAGGACATCGAGCCAAGAACTTTTCCCTCAGCTGAATGGGCTTTCACCAAACATGGATGAAAGGGAAGAAGTAATGAGATGCCAAAGAGAAGAGAGTGCTGACATGCCTACTTCTCGTGGCCTGTGCCAAG GGGGGTTGAATGTATCAGCCACATTCTCAATGCCCGAAGCCCTTCTGGCTACAGAATGTCAAGAGCCCTTTGGGGGTATGCTAGTAGAGGGTGCCGGAAGTTCTAAAGACTTGAGAAACTTATGCCCTTCAGCAGCGGAAGCCGCCGTAGATGAGACACCACCTCCATATTCTGATCTGGCTCTCAAGCAGGCCACAACTACTTATACTCGATCAACACCCAATTTAACAGCTAGGCAGGAAAAAACAAGTGTGACGGTTAAGGCTACATACAGAGAAGATATAATTAGATTTCGGATCTCCTTAACTTCTGGTATGGTAGAACTGAAAGAGGAAGTGGCCAAGAGGCTGAAGCTGGATGTGGGTACTTTTGAAATCAAGTATTTGGATGAGGATAATGAATGGGTTTTGATAGCTTGCGATTCCGACCTTCAGGAATGTCTAGATGTTTCAATATCATCAGGCAGCAATATGGTGAGATTGTCTGTTCAAAGTGCGATGGCCAATCTAGGTAGCTCCTGTGAGAGTACTGGAGTGTTATGA
- the LOC107896449 gene encoding cyclin-dependent kinase E-1: MGDGNNNSGRGIAANNTPSSNSEKPEWLQQYNLLGKIGEGTYGLVFLARIKSPTNRGKCIAIKKFKQSKDGDGVSPTAIREIMLLREISHENVVKLVNVHINHADMSLYLAFDYAEYDLYEIIKLHRDKVNHAMNQYTVKSLLWQLLNGLNYLHSNWIIHRDLKPSNILVMGEGEEQGVVKIADFGLARIYQAPLKPLSENGVVVTIWYRAPELLLGAKHYTSAVDMWAVGCIFAELLTLKPLFQGAEAKSTPNPFQLDQLDKIFKILGHPTLEKWPTLASLPHWQSDVQHIQSHKYENAGLHSVVHLSPKSPAFDLLSRMLEYDPRKRITAAQALEHEYFRIEPLPGRNALVPSQPGEKIVNYPTRPVDQNTDFEGTTSIQQPSQPVSSGNVAGGMGAHVGRNGSVNRPMPPPPMQRMPQGIMAYNFPSQAGVGGGINPGGMPMQRNLAAQAHQQQQLRRKDPGMGMTGYPPQQKSRRM, translated from the coding sequence ATGGGAGACGGAAATAACAACTCAGGCAGAGGCATTGCAGCCAACAATACTCCATCCAGCAACAGTGAGAAGCCGGAGTGGCTGCAACAGTACAATCTGCTCGGCAAAATTGGTGAAGGTACTTATGGTCTTGTGTTTCTTGCTAGAATCAAGTCTCCGACAAACCGTGGAAAATGCATTGCTATTAAGAAGTTCAAGCAGTCCAAGGATGGGGATGGTGTCTCCCCCACTGCCATCCGAGAAATCATGTTGCTCCGGGAGATTTCACACGAGAATGTTGTGAAGCTTGTGAATGTGCACATTAATCACGCAGATATGTCATTATACCTGGCTTTTGATTATGCTGAATATGACCTCTATGAAATCATTAAGCTCCACAGGGACAAGGTTAATCATGCCATGAACCAATACACTGTTAAGTCATTGCTCTGGCAGCTGCTTAATGGACTGAACTATCTCCACAGCAACTGGATCATACATCGAGATCTAAAGCCGTCAAATATATTGGTTATGGGTGAAGGTGAAGAGCAAGGGGTTGTCAAAATTGCTGATTTTGGACTTGCAAGGATTTATCAAGCTCCCTTGAAGCCATTATCTGAAAATGGTGTAGTTGTAACTATTTGGTACCGTGCACCTGAATTGCTTCTTGGTGCAAAGCACTATACCAGTGCAGTTGATATGTGGGCTGTTGGATGTATTTTTGCTGAGCTTTTGACTTTGAAGCCACTTTTTCAAGGTGCAGAAGCCAAATCTACACCAAATCCTTTTCAACTGGATCAACTGGACAAGATATTTAAGATCTTAGGCCATCCCACCCTGGAAAAGTGGCCTACGCTTGCAAGTCTTCCACATTGGCAATCAGATGTGCAGCACATTCAATCACACAAGTACGAAAATGCTGGACTTCACAGTGTTGTTCATCTTTCTCCGAAGAGTCCTGCATTTGACCTTTTATCTAGGATGCTTGAATATGATCCTCGTAAGCGTATAACTGCTGCACAGGCCTTAGAGCATGAGTACTTCAGAATTGAGCCCCTACCAGGTCGCAATGCACTGGTACCCAGCCAGCCAGGAGAGAAAATAGTTAATTATCCTACTCGTCCGGTGGACCAGAATACTGATTTTGAAGGGACAACCAGCATTCAGCAACCATCACAACCTGTGTCATCTGGAAATGTAGCTGGTGGCATGGGTGCTCATGTAGGGAGAAATGGATCTGTGAATCGGCCCATGCCACCTCCTCCCATGCAGAGAATGCCACAGGGCATTATGGCTTATAATTTCCCATCACAGGCTGGAGTGGGTGGTGGAATAAATCCAGGAGGCATGCCAATGCAACGAAATCTTGCTGCCCAAGCTCATCAGCAGCAACAGTTGAGAAGGAAAGATCCAGGAATGGGCATGACTGGATACCCTCCGCAGCAAAAATCAAGACGCATGTAA
- the LOC107896448 gene encoding protein NLP6 isoform X1, translating to MCEPEEDKACPFPPKQQTQGIMDSVDDDDDGVDLHNSWPLDQLTFLSNPPSPFIISSSEQPFSPLWTFSDEDSKLGSAAGYNLFLTCTSNSVNENPKEDDNKRGLSSPFLGPVPLENPDSYCAMKERMTQALRYFKESTQQHVLAQVWAPIKTGGRYVLTTSGQPFVLDPNSNGLHQYRMVSLMYMFSVDGESDKQLGLPGRVFLQKLPEWTPNVQYYSSKEYSRLGHALHYNVQGTLALPVFEPSMQSCVGVLELIMTSQKINYAPEVDKVCRALQAVNLKSSEILDHPITQICNKSRQNALAEILEILTIVCENHKLPLAQTWVPCQHRSVLAYGGGLKRSCTSFDGSCMGQVCMSTTDLASYVVDAHTWGFREACLEHHLQKGQGVAGRAFLCHNSCFCANITQFCKTEYPLVHYARMFGLTACFAICLRSAYTGDDDYVLEFFLPSAIVDSNEQRTLLGSILATMKQHFRSLKVASGAKLEESEGFIQIIEASSDERHDSILESVPIPPSVKSPPGINTSPDRELQLDSSRQHLTMNLDPATTGGSVAASRSDKPVCLPQNKDGKKLERKRGKTEKSISLEVLQQYFAGSLKDAAKSLGVCPTTMKRICRQHGISRWPSRRINKVNRSLSKLKCVIESVQGTTDSTFGLASLASSPLPVTVGSVSWPSSLKGSNQQNSPKSKPLEPQGEKDDSTQGSNGQALVEDWLLGGRTSSQELFPQLNGLSPNMDEREEVMRCQREESADMPTSRGLCQGNPEIESACTKDPLNSIQCFKAHSPPEFAFQSLGGLNVSATFSMPEALLATECQEPFGGMLVEGAGSSKDLRNLCPSAAEAAVDETPPPYSDLALKQATTTYTRSTPNLTARQEKTSVTVKATYREDIIRFRISLTSGMVELKEEVAKRLKLDVGTFEIKYLDEDNEWVLIACDSDLQECLDVSISSGSNMVRLSVQSAMANLGSSCESTGVL from the exons ATGTGTGAGCCAGAGGAAGACAAAGCATGTCCTTTCCCGCCAAAACAACAAACGCAGGGGATCATGGATtcggttgatgatgatgatgatggcgTTGATCTCCACAATTCCTGGCCGTTGGATCAGCTGACTTTCCTTTCTAACCCACCTTCTCCTTTCATCATATCTTCTTCTGAGCAGCCTTTTTCTCCTCTCTGGACTTTCTCTGATGAGGATAGTAAGCTTGGGTCTGCAGCCGGTTACAATCTTTTCCTAACCT GCACTTCCAATTCAGTGAATGAGAATCCCAAGGAAGACGATAATAAGAGAGGGCTGTCTTCGCCATTTCTGGGACCGGTTCCACTTGAGAACCCGGATAGTTATTGTGCAATGAAAGAAAGGATGACTCAGGCACTGCGTTACTTCAAAGAATCGACACAACAACATGTTCTAGCACAGGTTTGGGCGCCCATAAAGACTGGTGGCCGATATGTCCTAACGACTTCGGGACAACCCTTTGTTCTCGATCCGAATAGCAACGGGCTGCATCAGTATCGGATGGTTTCATTGATGTACATGTTTTCTGTCGATGGGGAGAGTGATAAGCAGCTCGGGCTTCCCGGTCGTGTTTTCCTGCAGAAATTGCCAGAATGGACTCCAAATGTGCAGTATTATTCGAGCAAAGAGTACTCACGGCTCGGTCATGCTTTGCATTACAATGTTCAGGGAACCTTGGCATTGCCAGTGTTTGAACCTTCAATGCAGTCTTGTGTTGGTGTACTTGAACTCATAATGACTTCACAGAAGATTAACTATGCACCTgaggttgataaagtatgcagaGCACTTCAG GCAGTGAATTTGAAGAGTTCAGAAATATTGGATCATCCGATCACCCAG ATTTGCAATAAAAGTCGCCAAAATGCGTTGGCTGAAATTTTGGAGATTTTGACAATAGTATGTGAAAATCACAAACTACCTTTGGCTCAAACCTGGGTTCCTTGCCAGCATCGCAGTGTTCTGGCCTATGGTGGTGGTCTAAAAAGAAGCTGTACAAGCTTTGATGGTAGCTGCATGGGACAAGTCTGTATGTCAACAACTGATTTGGCTTCCTATGTTGTAGATGCTCACACGTGGGGTTTCCGAGAGGCTTGTCTCGAGCATCACCTACAAAAGGGTCAGGGTGTTGCTGGTCGGGCCTTTTTATGCCACAACTCGTGCTTCTGTGCCAACATTACCCAGTTTTGCAAAACTGAGTACCCCTTGGTACACTATGCTCGCATGTTTGGATTAACCGCATGTTTCGCAATCTGTTTACGGAGTGCTTATACCGGAGATGATGATTATGTTCTTGAATTCTTTTTGCCCTCTGCTATTGTTGACAGCAATGAACAACGGACTTTGTTGGGCTCCATACTGGCAACAATGAAGCAGCATTTCCGAAGTCTTAAGGTTGCTTCCGGAGCCAAACTTGAAGAGAGTGAAGGATTTATCCAAATCATTGAAGCTTCTTCAGATGAAAGGCATGATTCGATACTTGAATCGGTTCCAATCCCTCCATCTGTGAAATCACCACCTGGGATTAACACCTCACCAGATAGAGAACTACAATTAGATTCGTCACGACAGCATTTAACCATGAATCTTGACCCTGCAACTACTGGAGGTAGCGTTGCAGCTAGCAGAAGTGACAAACCTGTTTGTCTTCCACAGAATAAAGATGGAAAAAAACTGGAGAGAAAACGTGGGAAAACCGAGAAATCAATTAGTCTGGAGGTGCTCCAACAGTATTTTGCAGGGAGTCTCAAAGATGCTGCAAAAAGCCTTGGTG TTTGTCCTACAACAATGAAGCGCATCTGCAGGCAGCATGGGATCTCCCGATGGCCATCTCGTAGGATCAACAAAGTTAACCGTTCCTTGAGCAAGCTAAAATGTGTTATTGAATCTGTCCAAGGTACGACAGACAGCACATTTGGTTTAGCTTCTCTCGCCAGTAGTCCGCTCCCAGTTACTGTTGGTTCGGTATCATGGCCAAGCAGTTTGAAAGGTTCCAATCAACAGAACTCACCAAAATCCAAACCCTTGGAGCCTCAAGGTGAAAAAGATGATAGTACACAGGGAAGCAATGGACAAGCTTTGGTGGAAGATTGGTTGCTGGGAGGGAGGACATCGAGCCAAGAACTTTTCCCTCAGCTGAATGGGCTTTCACCAAACATGGATGAAAGGGAAGAAGTAATGAGATGCCAAAGAGAAGAGAGTGCTGACATGCCTACTTCTCGTGGCCTGTGCCAAGGTAATCCTGAAATTGAAAGTGCATGTACTAAAGATCCACTCAATTCCATTCAATGCTTTAAAGCACACAGCCCTCCTGAATTTGCCTTTCAATCTTTAGGGGGGTTGAATGTATCAGCCACATTCTCAATGCCCGAAGCCCTTCTGGCTACAGAATGTCAAGAGCCCTTTGGGGGTATGCTAGTAGAGGGTGCCGGAAGTTCTAAAGACTTGAGAAACTTATGCCCTTCAGCAGCGGAAGCCGCCGTAGATGAGACACCACCTCCATATTCTGATCTGGCTCTCAAGCAGGCCACAACTACTTATACTCGATCAACACCCAATTTAACAGCTAGGCAGGAAAAAACAAGTGTGACGGTTAAGGCTACATACAGAGAAGATATAATTAGATTTCGGATCTCCTTAACTTCTGGTATGGTAGAACTGAAAGAGGAAGTGGCCAAGAGGCTGAAGCTGGATGTGGGTACTTTTGAAATCAAGTATTTGGATGAGGATAATGAATGGGTTTTGATAGCTTGCGATTCCGACCTTCAGGAATGTCTAGATGTTTCAATATCATCAGGCAGCAATATGGTGAGATTGTCTGTTCAAAGTGCGATGGCCAATCTAGGTAGCTCCTGTGAGAGTACTGGAGTGTTATGA